One genomic region from Octopus sinensis linkage group LG13, ASM634580v1, whole genome shotgun sequence encodes:
- the LOC115218644 gene encoding uncharacterized protein LOC115218644 isoform X1, with protein sequence MDPGGLQVSLSAFLPKAKNSGHVVFESFQDRDVYPFMVPASKFLIKHLQPKGYPLVGPGRYENEAKTSMHAVIKSKIHSKMPPHPPNVWRTATFLMTRKSLIPCPTQYQRRCTEMKTFEPAAKPFGFGSERNLNHSKPSYLSPTTYNIDTVRNRKVSHHQSFGKAPIFLPEITIKSTIPQNTDKLYTTSEEQKHHQKLAYLKLYW encoded by the exons ccAAGAACTCAGGCCATGTTGTATTTGAAAGTTTCCAAGATAGAGATGTGTATCCCTTTATGGTACCTGCCAGCAAGTTTTTGATCAAACATCTGCAGCCTAAAGGGTATCCTTTGGTAGGACCTGGAAGATATGAAAATGAAGCG AAAACAAGTATGCATGCAGTCATAAAGTCCAAAATCCACAGCAAAATGCCACCCCATCCGCCGAACGTATGGAGAACAGCAACATTTCTAATGACTAGAAAA TCCTTAATACCATGTCCAACTCAGTACCAGCGAAGGTGTACAGAAATGAAGACTTTTGAACCTGCTGCTAAGCCTTTTGGTTTTGGCTCTGAGAGGAATTTAAATCACTCTAAACCAAGCTACCTCAG CCCCACCACATATAATATTGATACTGTTAGGAACAGAAAAGTGTCACACCATCAGTCATTTGGGAAAGCACCAATATTTTTGCCAGAAATAACTATTAAGAGTACCATACCCCAGAATACAGACAAG CTGTATACAACAAGTGAAGAACAGAAGCATCACCAGAAATTGGCTTACTTAAAACTTTATTGGTAA
- the LOC115218644 gene encoding uncharacterized protein LOC115218644 isoform X2, with the protein MDPGGLQVSLSAFLPKAKNSGHVVFESFQDRDVYPFMVPASKFLIKHLQPKGYPLVGPGRYENEASLIPCPTQYQRRCTEMKTFEPAAKPFGFGSERNLNHSKPSYLSPTTYNIDTVRNRKVSHHQSFGKAPIFLPEITIKSTIPQNTDKLYTTSEEQKHHQKLAYLKLYW; encoded by the exons ccAAGAACTCAGGCCATGTTGTATTTGAAAGTTTCCAAGATAGAGATGTGTATCCCTTTATGGTACCTGCCAGCAAGTTTTTGATCAAACATCTGCAGCCTAAAGGGTATCCTTTGGTAGGACCTGGAAGATATGAAAATGAAGCG TCCTTAATACCATGTCCAACTCAGTACCAGCGAAGGTGTACAGAAATGAAGACTTTTGAACCTGCTGCTAAGCCTTTTGGTTTTGGCTCTGAGAGGAATTTAAATCACTCTAAACCAAGCTACCTCAG CCCCACCACATATAATATTGATACTGTTAGGAACAGAAAAGTGTCACACCATCAGTCATTTGGGAAAGCACCAATATTTTTGCCAGAAATAACTATTAAGAGTACCATACCCCAGAATACAGACAAG CTGTATACAACAAGTGAAGAACAGAAGCATCACCAGAAATTGGCTTACTTAAAACTTTATTGGTAA